The following are from one region of the Phormidium sp. PBR-2020 genome:
- a CDS encoding B12-binding domain-containing radical SAM protein: MRVLLLYPRFPKSFWSFEKTLELIGRKAMLPPLGLATVAAILPQTWEYQLVDRNVRDVTEADWDWADLVLMSAMIVQKEDMLNLVTEAKRRGLPVAVGGPYPTAIPEDLQAVDTDYLILDEGEITLPMFVEAIARGEKTGVFRSNGEKPAVTDTPIPRFDLLDFEAYSEMSVQFSRGCPFQCEFCDIIVLYGRKPRTKSPEQFLAELDRLRELGWNRSIFLVDDNFIGNKRNVKRLLQALQPWMVEHNYPFSFATEASVDLAQDQELMDLMVACNFGSVFLGIETPDADSLAVTKKFQNTRDPLSDAVINISKSGLRVMAGFIIGFDGEKSGAGDRIVEFVEKTAIPTAVFSMLQALPDTALSHRLEKEGRLRATNGNINQTTLMNFVPTRPLEEIAREYIDAFWRLYDPLVFLNRTYRHFRFLGEATYPHKGKATRKNTSWVVIRALLTLCWRQGLVRKTRFAFWRNLWLMVRHNPGGVSSYLSVCAQAEHFLEYRQIVKDEIEAQLAEYLAQEEQEATKAASEPVTSGVAR, from the coding sequence ATGCGCGTTTTACTGCTTTATCCCCGATTTCCCAAAAGTTTCTGGTCATTTGAAAAAACCCTGGAACTGATTGGACGCAAAGCCATGCTTCCCCCCCTGGGACTGGCAACAGTGGCGGCAATTCTGCCGCAGACGTGGGAGTATCAATTGGTTGACCGCAATGTTCGAGATGTCACCGAAGCCGACTGGGACTGGGCCGACTTAGTGCTGATGTCAGCCATGATTGTCCAGAAAGAGGATATGTTGAACCTGGTGACTGAAGCCAAACGGCGCGGGTTGCCGGTAGCAGTGGGGGGTCCCTATCCCACAGCCATTCCTGAAGACCTCCAAGCCGTTGACACGGACTACCTAATTCTCGACGAAGGGGAGATTACGCTGCCGATGTTTGTCGAGGCGATCGCCCGAGGGGAGAAAACCGGGGTCTTCCGCTCCAACGGTGAGAAGCCAGCCGTCACCGACACGCCGATTCCCCGGTTTGACTTACTCGATTTTGAAGCCTACTCGGAGATGTCCGTGCAATTCTCCCGAGGCTGTCCCTTCCAATGCGAGTTTTGCGACATCATCGTGCTTTATGGTCGCAAACCCCGCACCAAGTCCCCCGAGCAATTCCTAGCGGAACTCGATCGCCTCCGTGAACTGGGCTGGAATCGCAGTATTTTCCTCGTCGATGACAACTTCATCGGCAACAAGCGCAACGTTAAGCGACTGCTGCAAGCACTGCAACCCTGGATGGTGGAACATAACTATCCCTTCTCCTTCGCCACAGAAGCCTCAGTCGACTTGGCCCAGGACCAAGAATTGATGGATTTGATGGTGGCCTGTAACTTTGGCTCCGTCTTCCTGGGGATTGAAACCCCCGATGCCGATAGCCTAGCAGTAACGAAAAAATTTCAGAATACCCGCGATCCCCTGAGTGACGCAGTCATCAACATTTCTAAGTCAGGGTTACGGGTCATGGCTGGCTTTATTATCGGCTTTGACGGAGAAAAATCCGGCGCGGGCGATCGCATCGTTGAGTTTGTGGAAAAAACCGCCATCCCCACGGCGGTCTTTAGTATGTTGCAGGCCCTCCCCGATACCGCCTTATCCCACCGCTTAGAGAAAGAAGGCCGCTTACGGGCCACCAACGGCAACATTAACCAAACCACGTTAATGAACTTTGTCCCCACTCGTCCCCTAGAAGAGATTGCGCGGGAATATATTGACGCGTTTTGGCGACTCTATGATCCCCTCGTCTTCCTGAATCGCACCTATCGTCATTTTCGCTTTCTCGGTGAAGCCACCTATCCCCATAAAGGGAAAGCCACCCGTAAAAACACGTCCTGGGTGGTGATTCGCGCATTGCTCACCCTCTGCTGGCGACAGGGACTGGTACGTAAGACTCGTTTTGCCTTCTGGCGCAATCTCTGGCTGATGGTTCGGCATAATCCGGGGGGAGTGAGCAGTTATCTCTCCGTTTGCGCTCAGGCCGAGCATTTCCTGGAATATCGGCAAATTGTCAAAGATGAGATTGAGGCCCAGTTGGCTGAGTATCTGGCGCAAGAGGAACAGGAAGCAACGAAAGCTGCTTCAGAACCGGTGACATCAGGGGTAGCTCGTTAA